One region of Asterias rubens chromosome 5, eAstRub1.3, whole genome shotgun sequence genomic DNA includes:
- the LOC117290632 gene encoding DNA repair protein RAD51 homolog 3-like isoform X2 — translation MLKLLYRPILYEIGISKEEALDVLTMVRSATSASSTPNTRTPSSSTTSSGYQHHHPESSKRTVTALEMLRHEKASPAIVTFCEDLDEMLGGGVPLSKITEICGAPGVGKTQTCIQLAVDVQIPQCFGGVEGEAIYVDTEGSFIPQRAADMAVAMVEHCRGIAEIQEVQSKELEEALRSFSMEKILAGIHYFRCHDYTELLALVNLLPDILKKHNKVKLVVIDSIAFHFRHDFDDFSLRTRLLNGLAQSLIRVASNHQLAVVLTNQMTTRVGSGPSRLIPALGESWGHAGTIRLILFWRDNQRYANLYKSPNKQEMTVPYQITMDGLRSVPRSKEEHGSPSTMEAYEQGQETTEDSSFNPRKRLRTTDQS, via the exons ATGTTAAAATTATTATATAGGCCTATCCTATATG aAATTGGGATTTCTAAAGAAGAAGCCTTAGATGTCTTGACAATGGTGAGAAGCGCAACATCTGCATCATCGACGCCCAACACTCGTACCCCTAGCAGCAGTACAACATCGTCGGGGTACCAGCATCACCATCCAGAGAGCAGTAAGAGGACAGTGACAGCGTTAGAAATGCTGCGACATGAGAAGGCATCCCCTGCCATCGTTACATTCTGTGAAGACCTGGACGAGATGCTGGGAGGGGGTGTTCCTCTTAGCAAGATAACAGAGATTTGTGGGGCCCCTGGTGTGGGGAAGACACAGACATG TATCCAGCTTGCAGTCGATGTACAGATACCACAGTGTTTCGGAGGTGTTGAAGGAGAAGCGATATACGTTGATACAGAGGGGAGTTTCATCCcacagagggcagcagacatgGCCGTGGCGATGGTGGAACATTGCAGAGGCATTGCTGAGATACAAGAAGTCCAAAGCAAGG AGCTGGAAGAGGCGCTTAGATCTTTCTCAATGGAGAAGATTCTGGCTGGTATTCACTACTTTCGTTGCCATGACTACACGGAGCTGCTTGCGTTAGTCAATCTACTACCAGATATCCTCAAGAAACACAACAAG GTGAAACTTGTTGTGATTGACAGCATTGCTTTCCACTTCCGGCACGATTTTGATGACTTTTCCTTGAGGACAAGACTTCTGAATGGACTGGCGCAAAGTCTAATTAGAGTTGCATCAAACCACCAATTAGCT GTTGTGTTGACAAATCAGATGACAACCCGTGTTGGCAGTGGACCCTCTCGCCTTATCCCAGCGCTAGGAGAGAGCTGGGGTCACGCCGGTACTATTAGATTAATCCTCTTCTGGAGAGACAACCAGAG GTACGCAAATCTCTACAAGTCGCCCAACAAACAAGAGATGACAGTTCCTTACCAGATCACG ATGGATGGTCTAAGAAGCGTTCCAAGGTCAAAGGAAGAACATGGATCTCCTTCAACAATGGAAGCATATGAACAGGGCCAGGAAACCACAGAGGACAGTTCCTTTAACCCTCGGAAACGATTGAGAACAACTGATCAAAGCTGA
- the LOC117290632 gene encoding DNA repair protein RAD51 homolog 3-like isoform X1, with translation MQRELGSFPFPPPIRAKLKDNGFGIVEDVFEMKPTELSREIGISKEEALDVLTMVRSATSASSTPNTRTPSSSTTSSGYQHHHPESSKRTVTALEMLRHEKASPAIVTFCEDLDEMLGGGVPLSKITEICGAPGVGKTQTCIQLAVDVQIPQCFGGVEGEAIYVDTEGSFIPQRAADMAVAMVEHCRGIAEIQEVQSKELEEALRSFSMEKILAGIHYFRCHDYTELLALVNLLPDILKKHNKVKLVVIDSIAFHFRHDFDDFSLRTRLLNGLAQSLIRVASNHQLAVVLTNQMTTRVGSGPSRLIPALGESWGHAGTIRLILFWRDNQRYANLYKSPNKQEMTVPYQITMDGLRSVPRSKEEHGSPSTMEAYEQGQETTEDSSFNPRKRLRTTDQS, from the exons ATGCAGCGTGAATTGGGAAGCTTTCCTTTTCCTCCACCGATAAGGGCGAAATTAAAGGACAATGGTTTCGGAATTGTGGAAGATGTTTTCGAAATGAAACCGACGGAGTTGAGCAGAG aAATTGGGATTTCTAAAGAAGAAGCCTTAGATGTCTTGACAATGGTGAGAAGCGCAACATCTGCATCATCGACGCCCAACACTCGTACCCCTAGCAGCAGTACAACATCGTCGGGGTACCAGCATCACCATCCAGAGAGCAGTAAGAGGACAGTGACAGCGTTAGAAATGCTGCGACATGAGAAGGCATCCCCTGCCATCGTTACATTCTGTGAAGACCTGGACGAGATGCTGGGAGGGGGTGTTCCTCTTAGCAAGATAACAGAGATTTGTGGGGCCCCTGGTGTGGGGAAGACACAGACATG TATCCAGCTTGCAGTCGATGTACAGATACCACAGTGTTTCGGAGGTGTTGAAGGAGAAGCGATATACGTTGATACAGAGGGGAGTTTCATCCcacagagggcagcagacatgGCCGTGGCGATGGTGGAACATTGCAGAGGCATTGCTGAGATACAAGAAGTCCAAAGCAAGG AGCTGGAAGAGGCGCTTAGATCTTTCTCAATGGAGAAGATTCTGGCTGGTATTCACTACTTTCGTTGCCATGACTACACGGAGCTGCTTGCGTTAGTCAATCTACTACCAGATATCCTCAAGAAACACAACAAG GTGAAACTTGTTGTGATTGACAGCATTGCTTTCCACTTCCGGCACGATTTTGATGACTTTTCCTTGAGGACAAGACTTCTGAATGGACTGGCGCAAAGTCTAATTAGAGTTGCATCAAACCACCAATTAGCT GTTGTGTTGACAAATCAGATGACAACCCGTGTTGGCAGTGGACCCTCTCGCCTTATCCCAGCGCTAGGAGAGAGCTGGGGTCACGCCGGTACTATTAGATTAATCCTCTTCTGGAGAGACAACCAGAG GTACGCAAATCTCTACAAGTCGCCCAACAAACAAGAGATGACAGTTCCTTACCAGATCACG ATGGATGGTCTAAGAAGCGTTCCAAGGTCAAAGGAAGAACATGGATCTCCTTCAACAATGGAAGCATATGAACAGGGCCAGGAAACCACAGAGGACAGTTCCTTTAACCCTCGGAAACGATTGAGAACAACTGATCAAAGCTGA